In Kiritimatiellia bacterium, a single genomic region encodes these proteins:
- the rpsM gene encoding 30S ribosomal protein S13: MPRILGVDVPGKKRVEYALRYIYGIGPTRARQLVEQLGIDPLKKADDLTDEEMSKITQALNAYRLEGDLRREVAANIRRLIAINCYRGLRHKKGLPVRGQRTKTNARTRKGPRKTVGAVRSKEARAAMKAQQNE, from the coding sequence ATGCCTCGAATTCTGGGAGTCGATGTGCCGGGGAAAAAGCGCGTGGAGTACGCGCTTCGGTATATTTATGGCATCGGACCGACTCGAGCCAGGCAACTGGTCGAGCAGCTCGGGATCGATCCGCTCAAAAAGGCGGACGATCTGACGGATGAGGAAATGTCAAAAATTACTCAGGCGCTGAATGCGTACCGCCTGGAAGGCGATCTTCGGCGGGAGGTGGCCGCGAATATCCGCCGGTTGATCGCGATCAATTGCTATCGCGGGTTGCGGCACAAAAAGGGCCTGCCGGTTCGCGGCCAGCGCACCAAGACCAATGCGCGAACCCGCAAGGGGCCGCGCAAGACGGTCGGCGCCGTTCGGAGCAAGGAGGCGCGCGCTGCCATGAAGGCGCAGCAGAATGAATAA
- the rpmJ gene encoding 50S ribosomal protein L36: MKVRTSVRRICERCKIVRRRGVVRVICTNPRHKQRQG, translated from the coding sequence ATGAAAGTTAGAACATCAGTTCGGCGAATCTGTGAGCGCTGCAAAATCGTTCGGCGCAGGGGCGTGGTCCGTGTGATCTGCACGAATCCCCGCCATAAGCAGCGCCAGGGATAG